The Vibrio tapetis subsp. tapetis genome segment AGCTGAACGCCCGTTGCTTGCTCTATGGTGTCGACATAACGGTTCGGCATATTCAATTCGTAAAACAAAATATCAATTCCAGATTTACGAATTTTTTCAATGGTTTCTTGTAGCTGACTCGCACTTGGTTCAACACCGTGAGCAGGCTCTATAACCGTTGCTACGTCTACGCCAAATTCTTGCAGTAAATAGCCATAGGCATTATGTGTCGTCGCTACTTTCATTCCTGAAGTATCTAAGTCACCCAGTGCCATCATCGCTTCGTGTTTCATTTTTCGGAAAATTGTGGCGTATTTTCGAGCATTGGCACGATAGAACTTCGCGTTATCAGGGTCAACTTTGCCAAGCTCGCTCGCAATCGTGTACACCTTCTGAATAGTGGTCGATAAACCAACAAAAGTATGAGGGTTCACCGCACCATTACCAACAGATTGACCAATAGCCGGCAGTAGAGGCACATCTTTATTTGCTTTAATCACGGTCAGCTCATTCTTACCAGCTGCCGCTATCACTTTCATGGCAAAATCATCATGGCCAATGCCATTAACGACGATAATATCCATCTCTCGTAAGCGACGTAGATCATTTGGCTGAGGTTGATAATTATGTGCATTAAAGCCTGCATCAACCAACGGAAGAACCGTCATTTTGTCGCCAACAATCGCCTTCACATAGCTGTAATAAGGTTGAAGAGTGATGCCCACAACGGGCTTTTCTTTTGCAAAAGCAGAAAAGGGAGAGAATGTGATCAAGCAAAATGAGAGAAGCGTTAAAATTATTTTTTTCATATTATTATCACTGATGAGTGGCAGAATTAATGCGTATCGTTGGCACTATGACGAGTATTAAAGGCAATGTTGACCCAACCGGATTCGATCAACTGAGCTTGAGTTAATTCGATTTCCTTTTTAGCAAAAGGCTTGGCGTGATTATGTAAATCTAACCATAACTCAGGCTGCTGATGTTGAGAGATCAGCACCATAGACTTCGCACCGTCCGTAGACTGATGTATTCCTTGGTATGCACCAGGAGCAATACGCTTCCACTGGTGTTTCCCTTGAAAT includes the following:
- a CDS encoding metal ABC transporter solute-binding protein, Zn/Mn family, giving the protein MKKIILTLLSFCLITFSPFSAFAKEKPVVGITLQPYYSYVKAIVGDKMTVLPLVDAGFNAHNYQPQPNDLRRLREMDIIVVNGIGHDDFAMKVIAAAGKNELTVIKANKDVPLLPAIGQSVGNGAVNPHTFVGLSTTIQKVYTIASELGKVDPDNAKFYRANARKYATIFRKMKHEAMMALGDLDTSGMKVATTHNAYGYLLQEFGVDVATVIEPAHGVEPSASQLQETIEKIRKSGIDILFYELNMPNRYVDTIEQATGVQLYRFSHMTHGSYQDGKVEVETAANLATLVESMKFAAAKKAGE